A genomic stretch from Alphaproteobacteria bacterium includes:
- the leuS gene encoding leucine--tRNA ligase yields MSRYNHKETEAKWQAIWAQRRSFETREDPSKPKYYVLEMFPYPSGRIHMGHVRNYTMGDVVARFKRARGFNVLHPMGWDAFGLPAENAAIEAKIHPAKWTYANIDQMRAQLKLMGLSLDWSREVATCDPAYYKHEQRMFLDFLKAGLAYRKESWVNWDPVDMTVLANEQVIDGRGWRSGAFVERRKLNQWFFKITHFVGDLLDELDRLPRWPEKVRLMQRNWIGRSTGARVTFAIEGRTDSIEVYTTRPDTLFGASFLALSADHPLAEAIGSADPSARDFIEECRRLGTSEAAIETAEKKGFLTRLKALHPLGKDWRLPVYIANFVLMEYGTGAIFGCPAHDQRDLDFARKYNLPVMPVVIPPGEDPKRFSIGTEAYAGDGILANSEFLDGLLVEDAKKKVVARLEALKHGRGEVNFRLRDWGVSRQRYWGCPIPVINCPTCGTVPVPVKDLPVTLPDDATFDKPGNPLEHHPTWKHVACPTCGMPALRETDTFDTFVESSWYFARFCSPKAVGPVDRAAVDYWLPVDQYIGGVEHAILHLLYSRFYMRAMRGSGYVSVDEPFAGLFTQGMVCHETYRSADGRWLAPSEIARNGQNVAVEAATGEPVTIGRSEKMSKSRKNTVDPTEIIGSYGADTARWFMLSDSPPERDMEWTAEGVEGAWRYVNRLWRAVHQAKQAMAASDAVRPATFDDTEQATRRAIHKTIDGVTHDLDHFRFNRAVARVHELSNALAAVTGDGEGQDWVRREGYDAIARLIGPMMPHLAEALWAALGHATLLVDEPWPVADPMLLIDDMVTIAVQVNGKLRATVDLPRDAEHADAERAALALPAVVKAMDGRAARRVIVVPNRIINVVV; encoded by the coding sequence ATGTCACGCTATAACCACAAGGAGACCGAAGCCAAGTGGCAGGCGATCTGGGCTCAGCGACGATCCTTCGAGACGCGCGAGGATCCCTCAAAGCCGAAATATTATGTCCTCGAAATGTTTCCCTACCCCTCGGGCCGCATCCACATGGGCCATGTCCGCAACTATACAATGGGCGATGTCGTCGCCCGCTTCAAACGCGCCCGAGGCTTCAATGTGTTGCACCCCATGGGATGGGACGCGTTCGGGTTGCCCGCGGAGAACGCCGCGATCGAGGCGAAAATTCATCCCGCTAAATGGACATACGCCAACATCGATCAGATGCGCGCGCAGCTCAAGCTCATGGGGCTATCGCTCGATTGGAGTCGCGAGGTGGCGACCTGCGATCCGGCTTACTATAAGCACGAGCAGAGGATGTTCCTCGATTTCTTGAAAGCCGGTCTCGCCTATCGCAAGGAGTCTTGGGTCAATTGGGACCCCGTCGACATGACGGTGCTGGCAAACGAGCAGGTGATCGATGGTCGCGGATGGCGCTCTGGTGCCTTCGTCGAGCGGCGGAAACTCAACCAGTGGTTTTTCAAGATTACGCATTTTGTCGGAGATCTGCTCGACGAACTCGATCGCCTGCCCCGCTGGCCGGAAAAAGTACGCCTCATGCAGCGGAACTGGATCGGCCGCTCGACCGGCGCGCGCGTGACGTTTGCGATCGAGGGACGCACCGACTCGATCGAAGTTTACACGACCCGTCCTGACACGCTTTTTGGCGCGAGCTTCCTCGCCCTATCGGCAGATCATCCGCTCGCCGAGGCGATTGGGTCGGCGGACCCATCGGCCCGCGATTTCATCGAGGAATGCCGCCGGCTCGGAACGAGTGAAGCCGCCATCGAGACGGCCGAGAAAAAGGGGTTCTTGACACGTCTTAAGGCGCTCCATCCGCTCGGAAAAGATTGGCGGCTTCCCGTCTATATCGCCAACTTCGTCCTCATGGAGTACGGCACGGGCGCCATTTTTGGGTGCCCCGCGCACGATCAACGCGATCTGGATTTCGCGCGCAAATACAATCTGCCGGTCATGCCGGTCGTGATTCCTCCGGGTGAGGACCCCAAACGCTTTAGCATCGGCACCGAGGCGTATGCGGGCGATGGTATTTTGGCCAACTCGGAATTTCTCGACGGGCTTTTGGTCGAAGACGCGAAAAAGAAGGTCGTTGCGCGGCTCGAGGCCCTCAAGCACGGGCGCGGCGAGGTGAATTTTCGTCTCCGGGATTGGGGGGTCTCGCGGCAGCGCTATTGGGGCTGTCCGATTCCAGTCATTAATTGCCCGACTTGCGGGACGGTGCCCGTTCCGGTGAAGGACCTCCCTGTCACACTGCCCGACGATGCGACGTTCGACAAGCCCGGCAATCCCCTCGAGCATCACCCGACCTGGAAGCACGTGGCATGCCCGACATGCGGCATGCCAGCGCTGCGGGAGACGGATACGTTCGACACGTTCGTCGAATCGTCATGGTACTTCGCGCGGTTCTGCTCACCCAAAGCGGTTGGTCCGGTCGACCGTGCGGCCGTCGATTATTGGCTGCCGGTCGATCAGTATATCGGCGGGGTCGAGCACGCGATTCTTCACCTTCTTTATTCCCGCTTCTACATGCGGGCGATGCGAGGAAGCGGGTACGTTTCGGTGGACGAGCCTTTTGCCGGATTGTTCACGCAAGGCATGGTTTGCCACGAAACATACCGAAGTGCCGACGGACGCTGGCTCGCACCGAGCGAGATCGCGCGGAACGGGCAAAACGTCGCCGTCGAGGCGGCGACGGGCGAACCTGTCACCATCGGCCGCTCCGAAAAGATGAGCAAATCGCGCAAGAATACCGTCGACCCCACGGAGATCATCGGGAGCTATGGGGCCGACACGGCACGCTGGTTCATGCTCTCGGACTCGCCGCCTGAACGCGACATGGAGTGGACGGCCGAAGGTGTCGAGGGCGCATGGCGCTACGTCAATCGCCTGTGGCGCGCGGTCCATCAAGCGAAGCAGGCGATGGCGGCCTCGGATGCGGTGCGCCCGGCGACATTCGACGACACCGAGCAGGCCACGCGCCGCGCGATTCATAAAACCATCGACGGTGTTACCCACGATCTCGACCATTTTCGGTTCAATCGAGCAGTGGCGCGCGTTCACGAGCTTAGCAACGCCTTGGCGGCAGTCACCGGCGACGGCGAGGGTCAAGACTGGGTTCGGCGCGAAGGCTACGATGCGATTGCAAGGCTCATCGGGCCCATGATGCCGCATCTGGCCGAAGCGCTTTGGGCGGCCCTGGGCCACGCGACGCTGCTCGTTGACGAGCCCTGGCCGGTCGCTGACCCGATGTTGCTGATCGATGACATGGTTACGATCGCGGTGCAAGTGAACGGCAAACTGCGCGCGACGGTCGACCTCCCCCGCGACGCCGAACATGCCGACGCCGAGCGTGCCGCACTCGCCTTGCCCGCCGTGGTCAAGGCAATGGACGGCCGAGCGGCACGGCGCGTCATCGTCGTTCCCAATCGGATCATCAACGTCGTCGTTTGA